AAAAGGGTCACTATTATGCTAACGGCAGATACCGTCACCGACAGTAAAATGTTATGTGTTTCCGTCAAGGACGAGGGAATCGGAATTCCGAAAGAAATGCAACAAAAAATCTTTGAACGTTTTGGACAGGTAGATGGAGTCTTATCGAGAAAAAATGAAGGAACCGGCATTGGACTGCACCTTGTAAAGCAAATCGTTCATTCTCTGAGCGGGGATATCAAGCTGGAAAGCCAAGAGGGAGAAGGAAGTACATTTTCCATCTACCTTCCGATTGGATTGAGGGAGAGCATCAAAGAAACGTCGGTTCTGAAGGAAGATGAAAACGAAAACTGCCGTATTGAGCGAGCCGTTTCCATTGAATTCAGCGACATCTACTATAATTAGGGCGCTGAAAACCTCCTGGCTAAGCTTCGAGTTTGATCTTACGCGACTTTTGCTTATTTTTATTCTCATACATCAGCAGATCTATTTTCTTTTGAAATGCTTCCGGAGTCAAGTGAGTCTTGAAGTCATAAACAGAATATCCCATGCTGAAGCTTATTTTATAAGGCTTGTCCGATACTTGATTATGTAAGTCCAGACACCTAGAGAGATTTTCAGTTGCTGCTATTAAATCCTCCTCATCTGAGATATCCATAATAATGCAGAATTCATCCCCTCCATAACGAGCAATAAAATCATTTCTTCTGATGCAGCTCTTTAAAAGTCCAGCCGCAGTCTCCAGGGCTTGGTCTCCTGTTTCATGGCCGTAAGTATCATTGATTAGTTTGAAATTATTCAGGTCGATGAGAATTGCCGAAAACGTCCGTGCCGCGGTACTGCCCGCAATCTTTGCCTTCAGATATTCCTCAAGTTTCTTTCGATTGGCAACGCCTGTAAGATAATCAGTATCCATTCTTTGATTTTGTATCGTTATAAATACGACCAGCAATGAAATGGTCAAACCATTTAAGATAAGTGAGGTTCCGTAAACATAAATTTGAACAAGGATCGAGACCAGAGGAGGCACGGGAAAGAACACAAGGGAGAAATAGTGCTTTTTCTCGATTCGCTTCCTATTTTGGGACACCATTACAAAGGCAATCAAAATAGAACCGACTGTCAGCATTGCCGGAACAAGAAAGAGCGGCCCTCGATGATAGATATTTCCCTCATCGATATAGTACAGCCAATGATACCGAAGAGAAAGCAACGTCAGCAAGCCATTGAGTGCAAGCCATAAGGACATCACCCTCGCCAGTGCCTTTACACGCCTTTCATCACGGTAAATTTCGTAATTGGCATATGCCATCCACACCACAGATGGCAGCGGCCCCATCAGAAAGACAACAAAATTACCAATGGAATTGAAGTAAACATAGTAGGTTTGGGCGTGGCCATCAAACCTGCTTAATGTATCAAAAAAAAGCAACAGCAAAGTCAGCAAAAGCATCAGATGAAAGAGCTTTTGCTGCAGAGAATATTTGTCATGCCGTCTGCAAGAATGAGCACACATCACAATGAGAATAATCGCCGAATAAAGATTGAGCATCAGATTAAACAGTAAGTTCAACGTCCTGCACCTCCCCTTCCACATTGATTTGTAAAACATCTATAGTCTAGCCCAAATGGGCAAGCGGTTCAATAGCGATTCTGGTCGTATATTGTCGAAACGATGGAAACAGTACAATTAAAATAGTGTAACTAATGCAATAATAATATAATTCGATTGAAAAGCGAAAAAAATCATGCGGTTAGTGATCCGCATGATTTCAATCATCTTTCGATGTGTTTCTATTGATTACCGCTTACGCCTATGCCCTCCGGCCTTGACATGCATACGGGTTAGAGATTTTGCAATAGCAATCTTGGCTCTTGCGACTTCTGAATCATCATTGCTGGGATGTCTCAGCCAATCTTCTGCCAATTCTTTCTCATGCTCAGCCCTTGCAAGATCAATTTCCTCAGGCCATTCTGCCGCGTCAGTAAAGATGATAATATTATCCTTCACATCAACAAAACCACCTGCGATGGCCGCAATTTTGAAGTCCTTTGATCCGGCTTCCTGAAACCAAAGCTCTCCTGCGGCAAGCAGTTTAACTGCCCAGGTATGACCTGCCATATAGCCCTCATCACCGTTCAGTGTTCTGGCGATAACGAGTTCAACCTCTCCCTTATAGAAGAGTTTGGAAGGTGTGATTACCTCCAGCAGCATACTTTTAGGCATTGCTTTGGAACCTTTCTACGACTTCGTCAATCCCTCCGGCAAATAGGAACATAGATTCAGGAATCGCATCATGTTTTCCTTCCAAAATTTCCTTGAAGCCTCTGACTGTCTCCTTGAGCGGTATATACTTACCGGGCATGCCGGTGAACGCTTCCGCAACGCTGAAGGGCTGCGAAAGGAATCTCTGAATTTTTCTTGCCCGGGAAACAACCAGCTTATCCGAATCGGACAGTTCATCCATACCAAGGATGGCAATGATATCCTGCAGGTCTTTATAACGCTGCAGCACCTCCTGTACCCCTCTGGCAGTATTGTAATGTTCTTCGCCGATAATCAGCGGATCCATTATTCTGGAGGATGACTCCAGCGGATCTACCGCAGGATAGATTCCCAATTCTGTGATGGCTCTGGAAAGAACCGTGGTTGCATCCAGATGGGCAAAGGTTGTGGCCGGAGCAGGGTCCGTCAGGTCATCGGCAGGAACGTAAATTGCCTGTACCGATGTGATAGAACCCTTCTTTGTGGATGTGATTCTCTCCTGCAGTGCTCCCATCTCCGTTGCCAAGGTTGGCTGATAACCTACCGCACTGGGCACACGACCCAGCAGCGCAGATACCTCAGAACCAGCCTGAGTAAAACGGAAGATATTATCAATGAACAGAAGCACGTCCTGTCCTTCTTCATCTCTGAAGTGCTCTGCCATCGTCAGCCCTGTCAATGCGACCCTCATTCTGGCTCCCGGCGGCTCATTCATCTGCCCGAAAACCATGGCAGTCTTTGCAATTACACCGGAGTCGATCATTTCATGATAGAGGTCGTTTCCCTCTCTCGTTCTTTCTCCTACTCCAGCAAATACGGAAATGCCTCCATGCTCTTTCGCAATATTGCTGATCAGCTCTTGGATCAGTACCGTTTTTCCTACGCCGGCTCCTCCGAATAGTCCAACCTTACCGCCTCTTGTATAAGGGGCAATCAAGTCAACAACTTTGATTCCGGTTTCAAAAATTTGTGTACTGGTATCCTGCTCGTCAAAAGCAGGTGCAGGTCTGTGAATCGGCAGCCTTGCCTCGGTATTCACAGGACCCTTTTCATCAATAGTCT
This genomic window from Clostridiales bacterium contains:
- a CDS encoding GGDEF domain-containing protein, which codes for MFYKSMWKGRCRTLNLLFNLMLNLYSAIILIVMCAHSCRRHDKYSLQQKLFHLMLLLTLLLLFFDTLSRFDGHAQTYYVYFNSIGNFVVFLMGPLPSVVWMAYANYEIYRDERRVKALARVMSLWLALNGLLTLLSLRYHWLYYIDEGNIYHRGPLFLVPAMLTVGSILIAFVMVSQNRKRIEKKHYFSLVFFPVPPLVSILVQIYVYGTSLILNGLTISLLVVFITIQNQRMDTDYLTGVANRKKLEEYLKAKIAGSTAARTFSAILIDLNNFKLINDTYGHETGDQALETAAGLLKSCIRRNDFIARYGGDEFCIIMDISDEEDLIAATENLSRCLDLHNQVSDKPYKISFSMGYSVYDFKTHLTPEAFQKKIDLLMYENKNKQKSRKIKLEA
- a CDS encoding F0F1 ATP synthase subunit epsilon; the protein is MPKSMLLEVITPSKLFYKGEVELVIARTLNGDEGYMAGHTWAVKLLAAGELWFQEAGSKDFKIAAIAGGFVDVKDNIIIFTDAAEWPEEIDLARAEHEKELAEDWLRHPSNDDSEVARAKIAIAKSLTRMHVKAGGHRRKR
- the atpD gene encoding F0F1 ATP synthase subunit beta; translated protein: MSHKGTIHQIIGPVIDIKFMPEEMPELLNAIYIYFENRNIVAEVAQHIGDDVVRCVALSSTDGLTRGMEAVDSGSPINVPVGKEVLGRLFNVIGETIDEKGPVNTEARLPIHRPAPAFDEQDTSTQIFETGIKVVDLIAPYTRGGKVGLFGGAGVGKTVLIQELISNIAKEHGGISVFAGVGERTREGNDLYHEMIDSGVIAKTAMVFGQMNEPPGARMRVALTGLTMAEHFRDEEGQDVLLFIDNIFRFTQAGSEVSALLGRVPSAVGYQPTLATEMGALQERITSTKKGSITSVQAIYVPADDLTDPAPATTFAHLDATTVLSRAITELGIYPAVDPLESSSRIMDPLIIGEEHYNTARGVQEVLQRYKDLQDIIAILGMDELSDSDKLVVSRARKIQRFLSQPFSVAEAFTGMPGKYIPLKETVRGFKEILEGKHDAIPESMFLFAGGIDEVVERFQSNA